The following DNA comes from Carassius carassius chromosome 41, fCarCar2.1, whole genome shotgun sequence.
GatatggggaagttgtggcccaatggttagagagtcggactcgtaaTCTGAAGGTTGCGGGTTCGAGGCTCGTACCAGCAGAGATTGTAGGTGGGTGGAGTGAAGTTACTGTGCCCACTCCCAGCTTCAATagcatgactgaggtgcccttgagcaaggtaggAAGTAAATGAGCCAGGAAAAGTCAGAAGGAAAAGTCACTGCCAAGAACACTGTGGAGTCCCTGGCCTTTAACATGAAGAGCATTGTGGAGGATGACAATCTGAAGGACAAGATCAGAGcagagaacaaaaaaagaaaaattattattgACAAATGCAATGAGGTCATAGCCTGGCTGGACAGGAACCAGGTAGCTAACAATTGTAAATTGCACGCCAATCTATAGGTTACATTTGTTTACAGAATTAAGGCTATCCCTTTCAGTTATGATTATGTCACTGATGGAACTTTATTTGATATTCTAGCCTGAAGAAGTCAAACCCGTTTATGTAGCCACACAAAGGTTTCACCCAATAAAAAAGGGATAATTGAGACAGTGTTTTCTTTAAACCTGTTCCTGGAGGCATACCAACAGAACACATTTGGCATATCTCTTATCTGATGCATCAATTTTCTGGTCTTGGAGTCTCTTCTTATGAGCTGAGTTGAATAAGACGTGTTTGATTaagaaaagttaaaaaatatgTACTGTTGCTGTGGCTCTAGGAAAAGGGTTGAGAAACACTGTAAGCAATGAGGCACCTCACAGAACAAAGAGCATCTTCCAAGACACTTCTTCTTACAGTATGTCTTGTACCACAGAAAAGGATGAGTATGAGCACCAACAGAAGGAGCTGGAAAAAGTGTGCAACCTATCATCATCATCAGGCTCTATCAGGGTGCTGGTGGCATGCCGGGTGGGATGCCTGAGGGATTTCCTGGAGGGGTAGGAAGTAGTTCCTCCTCTGGCCCTACCGTTGAGGAGTTGGACTAATCTTGACACCAGAACTTCTAGGTTCAGACAGACAAACCAATGCAAAATTTGATTTACGTCAACATGCTGCATCTCAAACAGGTTTCTTACCAACTCACATTGGTCAGATATGCCAGATGAGACCAATTTATAGCTAGAGACCAAAGTAATATggaacttacaaaaaaaaaaaaaaaaacaggattagCATATTAACTTATCTAAGCATCACTTTTCTGAACCTGTAATTCCATCTGTAAGCTATCATTTAATGGTTACAAGGTTATAATTACAACAAAATACCCAGTTGAGGTGAGGCCTGGTAACTTGTTCAGTTAGCTGTTATACTCATTATTGATAATTATTCTACAGGGAGGGTTGTTTACACCTATGCTACAGCtagttaattcattcattcattcagtgtttCCTGTATAACccaattaaaaaagaaagcatTTTGCAACATTCTCAATTATGCAACTGGATGCATTCATGGAGAAAGAAAGGTAGTTTGAAAGAAAAAGAGTTTGTTTTCACAAATGTAGCTTAggtggtttttattttatcattattattctttttaatttttttttggctgaCCCACCTATTTCAGTCAGTAATATGAAGAaaagaataattacatttttttaaattgctttcCTCATATGACAAATACAGACATTCCTAAGCTCCTCCTAACTATATGGTAACACCTGAATTGCGAAATTTAACAGGTGCTAGAGAGAATATAAAACAGGAGAGAGACCTAAAGGGAAGAACAGCAGCATATTAGGTGCTTGTGTACAACATGATCTGGATCATTAGCTTCTTAGCTTTGGTGCCTTTCACTCTGGGTGAGTTTTTGTGaggataaaaaattacaaatttcagacatctacagtatatatatgcatacttTTCTAATTTGTTTCTTTATGAACTATGATGATAGGATGTGGTGTGCGTCAATTGATGGTGGGTAACCCGGTCGGTGAAATTGCCAAAAGATCTATAAGCATTAAGGATCAGCCAAGTGTTGTTGGGGGACATGATGCAGGTATTATTCGTGGAAATGAAGCACACCCTTGGCCCTGGCAGGTCTCTATCCAGGTAGTGTTATACGTTTTAATGACACAATATTTGTTTATACTAGTGGATCCATTTCTCAAACTATCCTAGTGGTGGTGGGTTTCATTCTCTGCATAATGATGTACTTGTGAAATTCTTTATATTTGATACAGACATCCAGAGGTGAGCACTTCTGTGGAGGTTCCCTGATAAGCACAAACTGGGTCCTCACTGCTGCCCACTGTTCAGTTCGGTAAGAACCCATCCACCCATCCAGGTGTTTTTATACaaatgattttaagatttttatgCCTTTCCCTGTCACTGTCTTTTTAGGTCTGGATATCACTATGTAGTCCTTGGATTGTATGACCGAGGCTCTAATGAACTTGTTAAAGTCAAGAAAATTGCAAAGGTATCATctttaatgtgcatttaaaaCAAAGGTTCCAAGCTTTAAATTATACTCCTGTTaaaaaggctgcatttctttgacaaatgtaaaagcagtaatattgtgatttattttttcatttgaatatacttgtacgtaatttatttctgtgataaatcactgattttcaacatcattactctagtcttcaatgtcacatgatccttcagaaatcattctaatatgctgatttgcacttaagaaacattattatctTTGTGATCGTTTCTAAGTTAGATGTTTatatgtctttactttcacttttgatcagttaaatgctgaataaatgtttaaattttttcctACATAGGTCATCACACATCCTAACTACAACAAACAGACTGAGCACAACGATATCACACTACTGAAACTGTCCAGTGCAGTAGAGATGACTCCCCGTATCTCTCCTATATGTCTGCCTAGCTCCTTAACTAACATCCTTCCTAGGACTCCTTGTGTCACCACTGGCTGGGGCGTAACTGAAAATGACCGTAAGTCCATTCTTATCACCTGTGTCAAATATAACAGAAAATTTTCAGTTGTGCCTTTGTCTCCCGGATttactcaaaacacacacacaggaaaaaaACAGCAGTTGGTCCTTGCTCAACCATTCAGATACATAATTTCTcatgttattcttttgcatttaGCGAATCCTCGATTCCTGCAGCAGGCCACTCTGCCGATAGTGAGTCAGGCTCAGTGTAGGCAGTTCTGGGGTAAGAACACAATCACAGACGCCATGATCTGTGCTGGAGCCTCCGGAGCCTCGTCTTGCGAGGTATATATAAAGACATATGCATGAACATATTTTACAcacaaactattaataaaaaaaatctaatttaattaaaatatgtgaaatagCAGCTCACTGACAGTACAAAAGGGTCCAAACTTGACATGTTAATCACCGATGTCTGTGTGTCCACTGCAGGGTGATTCTGGTGGTCCTCTGATGTGTGAGAGTTCAGGTGTTTGGTACCAAGTGGGCATCGTTTCCTGGGGCCACAAATCCTGCAGCACTGACAGTCCAGTCGCATACACCCGGGTCTCTTACTTTCGAAAATGGATCGATGAAATCATTCGAATGAACTAAAGCACCAGCATGTCTCAGTTTCCCAGGATCTCCGGTGTCTGAACATTTAATCATCTGTCAAGTGATTAAACTGTGTCTTCATAACACTGTTAGACTGCTGCTTTGAATACTGGAAATACATTtaggttttacatttaaattatatagtgTGTTAAACGAATTTCTCAGGAACAAATCCAGCTAAACCAGAAAAGTTTGTTAAGTCATGTCTGTTCATGCAGTTCTGTACTTTGCCTATATTGTTTCAAAAGCTATACGTCATACGATTGCATTGATtgagaaaatacattttacacttGTCTACTAGTCTGTGTAGTCCTTGAGCATGATCATGGTTCCAATACAAAACCTGTGCAGACTATGAGCATTCCCAGGGTGTCAGCAGGGTATCTTTTGCTGAAAGATTATATGGGGTCAACTTCAGGTTATATATTTACTAGGAATTTcagttgattatttttttttaaatctaattacaTGATGTTTCGATTAATTCATCTAATTAATCACAATcgcacaatatatattttttaaaataagattatttaaagcaatttatgtgttaaatgtgaaatttatcaagtaaacattacaaattatagctttagaaatatttcaatttgttCAATATCAAATTGATTGCACATAAACATTTAGGCTACAAAGGCCTAACAGGCtactgaacataaaagaagataatttgagaaacatctcTGTATTATTTGTTCTTACAATTAAAGTCATTGGTAACCTAAACAGCTTTGTTACCaacaaaataccttttttatgtTAGACAAAGAAAGTAGGCTATGTCATTCAGGtttgactaaatgatgacagaatttttcaggtgaactatccatttaaagtttaatatatatatatatatatatatatatatatatattcattccctGTGTGATATCGCTTATCATATcatgatataaatatgagacaaaacacaTAGagtgctatttttgtaccaatatcttgaattttagggaataaatgcatttatggagTTATTGATCTACATCATATTTGTAAACAGTCAACTGTATAGACTGTAAGATGACATACAGGTTTGGGGGCGGGGCCAGTGCCTTAACTGcgcttaaatattttaattgcgtTATTTTTTCATAACTATTTAAGTTAACACGTTAAGTGAAAGCCCTACTATTTACAGGTGAAAGAATAACATCTCAGGTGCCTCATTGCTGAAACTGAAAGcactcagtaaaaaaaaattaacatgttTCAAAAAAGGTGGAAAGCTGaccttttctttttccttttttttttagtcgGCCCATACGTTTTTGTCAATATTTCAACATACAGTTTTTTCACATGACTGTACTAAATAAGATATGAACGTTCCTGAGCTCTGGGATCTTGCCAGCTGCATGAAAGCACCTTGAAGAATTCCCAGGTTTATCAGACGATGAAGAGAATATAAACCATGGGAGACACAGCAGCAGAACTTAAAGTGCTTGTCTCCACAATGTTCTGGATCATCAGCTGTTTTGCTTTGGTGGCCTCCACTCTGGGTGagtttttacaatatatatatatatatatatatatatgtatgtatgtgtatatatataactaaattttgatattatatattcTTTAGACCAGCAGTtgcaggttgtttattattattattattataaatatcctTCACTATTTATATTAAAACTATatagtttaaatataaatagtgaaGCAAATGTATAATACActacaatataacaataaaaaactaaaataataaacatattaataacTTACTAATAACTCATAATTCtatgtttttgcatgtgtttATTTTCCTAACCATAGGCTGTGGAGTGCCTGCCATTAAGCCAGTAATCAGCGGCTACAGCAAAATTGTTAATGGACAGAATGCAGTGTCTGGTTCCTGGCCCTGGCAGGTCTCTCTCCAGGTAACTTTTACTAGTCATAAATACACTTTATAATATAAGCTGAGATGCATGGTAAATTTAATATTAACAATGATTTACTCACCACACCCAATGTTCTATCATTTATATTTGATAATGTATGAACCAGCAATCCAATGGCTTCCATTTTTGCGGAGGATCCCTGCTCAACCAGTACTGGGTGGTCACTGCTGCCCACTGCCGTGTCCAGTAAGAACCTCTGACTCGGTTTTCCTTTGTAAACATACCCTGCCTGATTCCTTTCCATGCTTAAATTTCCAACGTTTCCTGTTTCTTCCTCCTATCCTAGGGCTGGATATCACTATGTTATTCTTGGAGAGCATGACCGTGGCTCCAGCGCTGAGTCGGTTCAAGTCAAAAGCATTGCCAAGGTATCAGCTTTAATGATATGAGTTGAGCATCCCTTTAATTTGAGTCACGGTCTGCTGATAACATTGCAGTGGTTCTATGATATCTATGGCAATACCTCAAGAGCCACAGGGTTTTGCCACAGTCAAAAATGTTGGTTGCTTACTACTCAGAACCAGACTACATGACAAATGCTTGCGTCAAACAGACTCTTTTAGCAACTGCATCATGTCTTACTCTTTTTTTCCAGTTTGTAACTAGATTTCTATTGTTTCTGTAAACGTTTCTTAAGCGACATATCATTTAAGTCTATGAAAAACCCtagtttttagtttgttttatattttgtgtttgaGTTCATTAATATGTTGGGTTTAATAGTTTTCTATAAGAattacagtaccattcaaaagtttggggtcagtagaaagttgttaatatttttattcagtagaAGTAACAGTAAggatatttataatatttcagtttcaaattaataaattattttgaacgGTCTATTCATTAATGAATCTAAAAGTAttaaaagtattaagcagcacaattgtttctaATGCTATATAAACTTTTAATTGTCAAATTAAACAGACCATCTACTCTACTCTACATCTAAATCTATAAAGACATCTCATACAGTAAATCAATATTCCTTCCACTTTAGGCCATCACCCATCCTTACTACAACAGTAATACCTTCAACAATGACATCACCCTGCTGAAACTGTCCTCTCCAGCCCAGCTGACATCCCGTGTCTCTCCTGTGTGTCTGGCTTCCTCCTCCACCAGCATCCCCTCTGGCACTCGCTGTGTCACCACTGGATGGGGCAAAACAGGATCTACCTGTaaatttatcattatcattacaTTCAAATGACTTCTGCAAGGACAAAAGTGGTTTGATTTTCTTCaatttgctttgtttttacaGCAAGTCCTCGTATCCTGCAGCAGACCGCGCTTCCCCTATTGAGTCCTGCTCAGTGCAAGCAATACTGGGGCCAGAACAGAATAACAGACGCCATGATCTGCGCTGGAGCCTCTGGTGTCTCCTCTTGCCAGGTATATGAAGACAGAAGCCTAAATATTTGTATGCATTTATAGAGTGCTTTAGTCCTGATGTGTCTATATGCTTGTCTGTCTACTACAGGGTGATTCTGGTGGTCCTCTGGTGTGTGAGAGCTCAGGTGTTTGGTATCAGGTGGGCATCGTGTCCTGGGGCACCAGCGACTGCAATGTTCGCACCCCAGCCGTCTACGCTCGCGTCTCTTACCTCCGCCAATGGATTGACCAGATTGTCGCCTCCAACTAGAGTTCTGAATCTCTGAACATAATACCAATAAAAgtacttaaaaaacaaacacattccaAACATGGTGCTTAATGAGTCAATCAATTCAAATAAAATCCTTTAAAGGTGCTATAACCAATATACTGCATGTATgagttcatgtaaaaaaaaaaagtggttatgGTGATGTAAGGCCGTTTCAGGGAACCATGACCTAAACAAAATCTGTTTGTTaataacagaaaacaatataagggtaataaacactaaaaatagcattgaataaatgacagaaaatgCACGCAACTGATAACCATATACATTACTCTTCAAAAGTTGGTTGGTGaggttttcatgtttttgaaagaagtattttatgcttatcaaggctacatttattttgataaaaaaactgttataacagtaaaatttgaaatattatgatattataaaataactgtttttatcattatcagtgttgaaaatatttgtgctgctCCATATTTTTGTGTATATGAATCATTGTGCCACGATTGGGGTTCCAGTTCTGAATTATTACCATGGTATCAGTCCTAAAGTTATTATAACAAGTAGGCGTTTAAATTCTTTAACGTTTTAGAATTTACTGTCTGCCAACTAGGTTTCTGCCAACTGCTGTTTCATGATTTCTTAAGCTCTGAGACCACGTGACTCTGTGGAAAACATATGTCACACTGAAAAGAGGAACAGACTTTTAAGACATAGACATTTAAGTTGTTTTTCTCCAGACAAGTTCCCTTCTGATGAAGCAGTTTCACTCCCTTCAAATATAGCAAGATGCTTCATGCCAGGTTTGATGTTTGCTGTGACAAATAGAGAAGAACCAATCATATTTTACACCACTGCAGTCAGGCCTGGCATGATGCATatcaaaagttttatatataccTGTTCAACTGTGTATATAAAAGTAAGGAAGTCGGATGTCCGAGCTAGGAATGATGTCACACCACACAAATTGTACCATGTTCCAGTAGAGAAGCCAGAAAACCAAGACAGACACATCCATTGTTAGCActaccagttgaaaaaaaaacacttaaaaagctGTATTTTGCACAGATAATGCCATAGTATTATGTGCACAAATAAAGGTTGGATTTATTTGAGTTTATTGAGACACAGACAAACATGCTAATAAACAATATACTACTACTGTTTCTCTTCTGCTGATACACTGAGAAGATATATTGGAGTTGTTCAGATTCCCCCGAGATTCTGAGTCTGAACTCTGACTTGGGAGGACATTCCAGTTAAAAGTTCCTTCTGGGAACTAGGAATTTCCAACTTATGAGTACAAATGTAATTCTAAAAATTGGTGTGTACCAATAGTCAAGATGATCTGCTGAAGGTCAAACTGAGCATTAGCACTGGGAAGAAAGGTGATTTCAGGAAACCTGAAATTGGAcaaaagaaaattggaaaaaagGTTGCCTGGCCTGCTAAGTCTTGATATCTGCTCCAATTTTTAGGTAGTGCACTATAGAAAAAGCTGGGTTGAGAACAACCCAAGTTAAATATGGATGTAATGAATTAAAgcttcctattcatccggaagaaggaggcgggaaccggcggacaatcaaatcacattttaataatacaaaataaacacaaaacagcgcaccagcccctcacggacaactggtgtgctcaaataaaaaccaaaacacaactaaaatcccaggcctggtcctctctcgtccttcactgtcgtcgctccagttttatatccttccatctcctttgtgggactcaagaccggtggtgggtcgcaggtgtagcggatttcccaatcactccaccggcctcactcgtgttcccacatccctcggccccaccccactcgtcacatacccccatcgcccctcgcaggccggggggtaccctcgagactgcgctctactcccccccccggAGACCATAAGAGACTCCCTTACTGAAGAGACACAGTCTTCTCAGGCATGTGCTGGATCTTCGTAATGTTATTGACCATACTACAGTGGAATGCAAGGAGTCTAATTGCAAATGGCCAGGAGCTTAAGAAATACATCGATATGTTAACAGAGAAACCTAATGTAATATGTATTCAGGAAACATGGTTAAAACCACAGTTGGATTTTATAATAAATGGTTATAATATAATTAGAAGAGATCGAGAATATGGCAGAGGAGGAGGAATAGCAACATTTATACAAAATGGGATGAAATATAAGGTAGAACACATAAATAAAGAATATGAATCAATAATAATTAAGGTATGGACTAAAAGAGGGAGTAtagataatattaattattataatccatgtgaaaaattaagtcaaattatTTTAGAAGCTGTTGTAAGTTCTTTGCATGACAAAGTAgtgtggtgtggtgattttaattCCTATAATACATTATGGGGAAGTAATAATACTGATGTGAATGGACAGCTAATTGAAGAATTCATTGATGATAATAACTTGGTGTGCATTAATAATGGAGAGGGAACACGATATAACAGTATAAAAAATACAGAGACTGCACTTGACCTAACATTTGTGTCTTCTGTAATGGCAGGGATCACTACATGGAATGTAAACAATGATACTACAATAGGGAGTGATCATTATCCGGTAGTGATTACGGTTGGTACAGAAATATGctatgaaaaagaaaagagaagtcCTAGATGGAAGTTGGAAAAGGCAGATCTGGAAGTATTTCGAGTAATTTGTGAAAATAGATGTATGACTCTGCAAGAAGAATCCCAGatgcatgtaaatatattcaACAGTAAACTAGTTAATGAAATAATTCAGTCGGCTGGACAAACTATACCTAAAACGACAGGAAAAAGACAGGTAAAGAATGTACCTTGGTGGAATGATGGTTGTAAAGCAGCTATAAAAGTAAGGAATAAAGCATTAAAGAAACTTAAAAAGCAGCATTCTATGGATGCTATGATTCAGTATAAAAGAGCCCAGGCAGTAGTaaggaaaacaataaaaacacaaaaacgtaTTTTTTGGAAGCAGTACTGTGATAGTATTGGAAGAACAGTACATCTGTCAGATGTATGGAATATGATAAGGAAAATGGGGGGGATTAGAAGGAATTATGAGTTACCAGTGATTATAGGGACAGATAAAATGGCTGTCACCAATTTAG
Coding sequences within:
- the LOC132123484 gene encoding chymotrypsin-like protease CTRL-1 gives rise to the protein MGDTAAELKVLVSTMFWIISCFALVASTLGCGVPAIKPVISGYSKIVNGQNAVSGSWPWQVSLQQSNGFHFCGGSLLNQYWVVTAAHCRVQAGYHYVILGEHDRGSSAESVQVKSIAKAITHPYYNSNTFNNDITLLKLSSPAQLTSRVSPVCLASSSTSIPSGTRCVTTGWGKTGSTSSPRILQQTALPLLSPAQCKQYWGQNRITDAMICAGASGVSSCQGDSGGPLVCESSGVWYQVGIVSWGTSDCNVRTPAVYARVSYLRQWIDQIVASN
- the LOC132123483 gene encoding chymotrypsin B-like encodes the protein MIWIISFLALVPFTLGCGVRQLMVGNPVGEIAKRSISIKDQPSVVGGHDAGIIRGNEAHPWPWQVSIQTSRGEHFCGGSLISTNWVLTAAHCSVRSGYHYVVLGLYDRGSNELVKVKKIAKVITHPNYNKQTEHNDITLLKLSSAVEMTPRISPICLPSSLTNILPRTPCVTTGWGVTENDPNPRFLQQATLPIVSQAQCRQFWGKNTITDAMICAGASGASSCEGDSGGPLMCESSGVWYQVGIVSWGHKSCSTDSPVAYTRVSYFRKWIDEIIRMN